In the genome of Indicator indicator isolate 239-I01 chromosome 8, UM_Iind_1.1, whole genome shotgun sequence, one region contains:
- the FGL1 gene encoding fibrinogen-like protein 1 — MKILILIDFVLAASLMDAIGSSDLQNCFQEHIQLQGQVRLLEHRVKQQQLKIIQLLEKKEIQYSERGDENNVIDLGGKRQYSDCAEIYNDGHKQSGFYKMKPIQSPTEFLAFCDMYEGGGWTVFQRRSDGSQNFDRVWADYEEGFGNFVLANGEYWLGNKNLHYLTNQGNYTLRIDLTDFEGERRFAQYAKFRVASAEHAYEMSCGEYSGTAGDSLTGGFHPEVKWWADHRGMKFSTRDRDNDNYEGNCAEEEKAGWWFNRCHSANLNGLYYKGPYAAETDNGIVWYTWHGWWYSLKSVVMKVRPADFDHNIV; from the exons ATGAAGATTTTGATACTGATTGACTTTGTTCTTGCAGCTAGCCTGATGGATGCCATTGGCAGCTCT GATCTACAGAACTGCTTTCAAGAGCATATACAGCTTCAGGGCCAGGTGAGGCTTCTGGAACATcgtgtgaaacagcagcagttaaAAATTATACAGCTTTTAGAGAAGAAAGAGATTCAGTACAGTGAGAGAGGAGATGAAAACAATGTCATTGACTTGGGAGGAAAAAGACAGTATTCAG ATTGTGCAGAAATCTACAATGATGGCCATAAGCAAAGTGGATTTTATAAGATGAAACCTATCCAGAGTCCTACTGAATTCCTTGCCTTCTGTGACATGTATGAAGGGGGTGGTTGGACTGTGTTTCAGAGACGTTCTGATGGCAGCCAGAATTTTGATAG GGTCTGGGCTGATTATGAAGAAGGCTTTGGAAATTTTGTTTTGGCAAATGGTGAATATTGGCttggaaataaaaatcttcATTATTTGACTAATCAAG GGAACTATACTCTGAGAATTGATTTAACTGATTTCGAAGGAGAACGGCGTTTTGCACAATATGCAAAATTCAGAGTTGCAAGTGCAGAG CATGCTTATGAGATGAGTTGTGGTGAATATTCTGGTACAGCTGGTGATTCCCTTACTGGTGGATTTCATCCTGAAGTAAAATGGTGGGCTGATCATCGGGGAATGAAATTCAGTACTAGAGACAGGGATAATGACAACTATGAAGGGAATTgtgctgaagaggaaaaggctggCTGGTGGTTTAACAG GTGTCACTCTGCCAACTTGAACGGTCTGTACTACAAAGGCCCCTACGCTGCAGAGACTGACAACGGCATCGTTTGGTACACTTGGCATGGGTGGTGGTATTCTCTGAAATCCGTTGTCATGAAGGTCAGACCAGCAGACTTTGACCATAACATTGTTTAA